A part of Onthophagus taurus isolate NC chromosome 7, IU_Otau_3.0, whole genome shotgun sequence genomic DNA contains:
- the LOC111413082 gene encoding uncharacterized protein → MFIFRAILILCTTLTLIQSERKSLQLNLLTEKSSVYCVISQEKENTAVGLFENDNPIKNYKYQIHFNKLIGNNLICDISINKECKNILDNKGGWKYDISDNYDLPIVTDKRWEDFDILESGRINFVNVYNVTEVNQPLQLKLEVKIEKDAHIYLCGGMNPLNSDCYWFVIGGWVTRYKNESKSIARICKKTELEKSYVEGVFGDDRKSCSKNPKVEKEPHTKNHTIFLSTSKWTSLLLEELKNAYVIKYNTNNTVLIQTKSIDNYKINVKHIFVASPSIAPGKWRVRNKQFLTGGFQKIHDKLTSSFNFSIIHPINPNNHDNNYNTFIRLCNHDCKKGTKISIRNGPISHWKHFNFQSNTSHFVLFDTESSSTVKTGTITDNSVLYIAVQSRHIAYWKKHVYGIFVAQKSNVSSIPFAKGIKGQRVCVAIFVYCTKCALSFEIIDSDKNVLIATTYSKQKSWEQIKLETILEKDVQMDLKIILDKVDLHNPAFIGDITDCTGSVRIIKAISEKSDQVSCKSINHPSISSVKSKIVVTSSFENTLDALWLSKNNCCEGIVSKKELEDLLKCFITTENYGRFIQGEEICFLSFRKKSNSVCEVLINEPRSNYSSFLWFILPIIILLGCIGSFFYFLKQHIQTSHSMSSSWIYMCPMLHHNR, encoded by the exons ATGTTCATTTTTAG aGCGATTTTGATTCTATGTACCACATTAACTTTAATTCAAAGCGAGCGTAAATCTTTACAACTTAATTTGTTAACTGAAAAGTCTTCAGTTTATTGTGTAATTTCTcaggaaaaagaaaatactgCTGTTGgattatttgaaaatgataatCCGATAAAGA AttataaatatcaaattcatttcaataaattaattgggAATAATTTGATTTGTGATATTTCGATTAATAAAGAATGCAAAAATATCCTTGATAACAAGGGTGGTTGGAAATATGACATATCGGATAATTATGATCTTCCAATTGTTACGGATAAGAGATGGGaag aCTTCGACATACTCGAGTCTGgaagaataaattttgttaatgtttataaCGTTACGGAAGTAAATCAAccattacaattaaaactagaagttaaaatagaaaaagatgCGCATATTTATCTTTGCGGTGGTATGAATCCATTAAATTCTGATTGTTATTGGTTTGTTATCGGTGGTTGGGTAACAAGATACAAAAATGAATCTAAAAGCATTGCAcgaatatgtaaaaaaacaGAATTAGAAAAGTCATACGTGGAGGGTGTTTTTGGAGATGACCgtaaaagttgtagtaaaaatCCGAAGGTGGAAAAGGAACCTCATACAAAAAATCATACAATCTTTTTATCAACGTCTAAATGGACTTCATTATTGTTggaggaattaaaaaatgcctacgttataaaatataacacaAACAACACAGTACTAATCCAAACAAAAAGTATtgataattacaaaataaatgttaaacaCATTTTCGTGGCTAGTCCAAGTATTGCTCCAGGAAAATGGAGAGTGcgtaataaacaatttcttactggtggatttcaaaaaattcatgATAAATTAACCtcatcgtttaatttttctattatacATCCTATTAACCCTAACAATCAcgacaataattataatacttTTATACGGCTGTGTAATCACGACTGCAAAAAGGGTACCAAAATATCAATACGTAATGGTCCCATATCACACTGGAAGCACTTTAACTTCCAAAGCAACACTTcacattttgtattatttgacACTGAAAGTTCTAGCACAGTGAAAACTGGGACAATAACAGATAATTCTGTACTTTATATTGCTGTACAAAGTAGACATATCGCATACTGgaaaaaacacgttt aTGGAATTTTTGTCGCCCAAAAAAGTAACGTTTCATCTATCCCATTTGCAAAAGGAATAAAAGGACAAAGAGTTTGCGTTGCAATTTTTGTTTACTGTACCAAATGTGCTTTATCCTTCGAAATAATTGATAGTGATAAAAATGTCTTAATTGCCACAACATAttcaaaa caaaaatcttgggaacaaattaaattggaaacaattttagaaaaagatgtccaaatggatttaaaaattatacttgATAAAGTCGACTTGCATAATCCAGCTTTTATTGGCGACATAACGGATTGTACAGGAAGtg TAAGAATAATTAAAGCAATTTCTGAAAAATCTGATCAAGTATCGTGCAAATCAATAAATCATCCCTCAATTTCCTCTGTTAagagcaaaattgttgttaCATCTTCATTTGAAAATACATTAGACGCTTTATggctttcaaaaaataattgttgtgAAGGAATCGTATCAAAAAAGGAATTAgaggatttattaaaatgttttatcacCACGGAAAATTACGGTAGATTTATTCAAGGCGAAGAAATTTGCTTTTTGTCTTTTAGAAAGAAAAGTAACTCAGTTTGTGAAGTCTTAATAAATGAACCAAGAAGTAATTATAGTTcgtttttatggtttattttaccaattattattttattgggTTGTATAGGatcgtttttttattt tttaaaaCAACATATTCAAACTTCTCATTCGATGTCATCGTCATGGATATACATGTGTCCTATGTTACATCACAACAGATGA
- the LOC111413081 gene encoding uncharacterized protein, producing MFDFRVIFILHALFFLTKTQHDPLKLNLLRDGTSVYCVISEEKESTAVGLFNNNKPVQSFKHQIDLIKLTNTNFFCDISTNEACKDVLDSKSAWKYDKSDNYNLPVITDRRWEDFNIIESGRINFVNVYNVTDVNRPLQLKLELKIEKDAHIYLCDGMDPLNSNCYWFVIGGWVTKSKNESKSIARICKKKELEKSYVEGVFGNRNESCSKHPEMEKEPHTKKHTIFLSTSKWTLLLLEELKNDYVIKYNTNNTVLIQTKMIDNYKISVKHIFVASPSNAPGKWRVRNEDFNSGGFKKIHDKLNSSFHFSIVHPTNPNDDGNNYNTFVRLCKQDYEKGIEISIRNGPISHWKHFNFQSNTSHFVLFDTESSSTVKTGTITDNSVLYIAVQSRHIAYWKKHVYGVFVAQKSNVSSIPFAKGIKGQRICVGIFVYCTKCALSFEIIDSNKNVLITTTYSKQKSWEQIKLETILKKDVQMDLKIILDKVDSNNPAFIGDITDCTRNVRIIKTISDKSDQISCKSIKHPSISPVNATIVFISSFENTSDALWLPKNNSCKKIVSKQELEKALKCSIITLNYEEFIEGEEICFLSDIRKNTSASNPICEILGLNKINYDKIRRSYLFLWLVGPVTILLIFLVAVIYFKIKKNSTSSRSSWMYFSRAYTLLGGIMGSNRSENTALEMSEDNNSEFSCLIDVKDFGSYVKDGSENILIQFLTIDNLKPLEHTIGCMKEHIHKNRYKNIIAYDSTRVVLDSTYQNVHDSYINANYITGYRGKPLYIATQGPMATTVHDFWRMIWQENVSCVVMLTKVLEDDKIKCHKYWPDDDKTFDCCAFKITCTNSNLIQEDLTIRHLKVTFSNEERILTQIHYEGWLDYKTAESLEGVKKVLNLMNDFEENGGRIVVHCSAGVGRTGSLILCDIAIKMAEDSSKLDLYSILYNLRQERMNMVQNIAQYQFSHKVVAYILENTYINV from the exons ATGTTCGATTTTAG agtaatttttattttacacgccctattttttttaaccaagACTCAACATGATCcgttaaaacttaatttgttACGTGATGGCACTTCAGTTTATTGTGTGATTTCTGAGGAAAAAGAAAGTACAGCCGTTGGattattcaataataataaaccagtACAAA gttttaaacatcaaattgatttgattaaattaacaaatacaaattttttctgTGATATTTCAACTAACGAAGCTTGCAAAGATGTTCTTGATAGTAAAAGTGCTTGGAAGTACGATAAATCAGATAATTATAATCTTCCTGTTATTACGGATAGAAGATGGGAAG attttaatataattgaatcaggaagaataaattttgttaatgtttataaCGTTACGGATGTAAATCGGccattacaattaaaactagaacttaaaatagaaaaagatgCGCACATTTATCTTTGCGATGGTATGGATCCATTAAATTCTAATTGTTATTGGTTTGTTATCGGTGGTTGGGTAACGAAAAGCAAAAATGAGTCCAAAAGCATTGCAcgaatatgtaaaaaaaaagaattagaaaagTCATACGTGGAGGGTGTTTTTGGAAACAGAAatgaaagttgtagtaaaCATCCAGAAATGGAAAAGGAACCCCATACAAAAAAACATACAATCTTTTTATCAACGTCTAAATGGACTTTATTATTGTTggaggaattaaaaaatgactacgttataaaatataacacaAACAACACCGTACTAATCCAAACAAAGATGATtgataattacaaaataagtGTTAAACATATTTTCGTAGCTAGTCCAAGTAATGCTCCAGGAAAATGGAGAGTGCGTAATGAAGACTTTAATAGTggtggatttaaaaaaattcatgatAAATTGAACTcatcttttcatttttctatTGTACATCCTACGAACCCTAACGATGAcggtaataattataatacttTTGTACGGCTGTGTAAACAGGACTACGAAAAGGGCATTGAAATATCAATACGTAATGGTCCCATATCACACTGGAAGCACTTTAACTTCCAAAGCAACACTTcacattttgtattatttgacACTGAAAGTTCTAGCACAGTGAAAACTGGGACAATAACAGATAATTCTGTACTTTATATTGCTGTACAAAGCAGACATATCGCATACTGGAAAAAACATGTTT ATGGAGTTTTTGTCGCCCAAAAAAGTAACGTTTCATCTATACCATTTGCAAAAGGAATAAAAGGACAAAGAATTTGCGTTGGTATTTTCGTTTACTGTACGAAATGTGCTTTATCCTTCGAAATAATAgatagtaataaaaatgtcttaatTACTACAACATAttcaaaa caaaaatcTTGGGAACAAATCAAAttggaaacaattttaaaaaaagatgtccaaatggatttaaaaattatactgGATAAAGTCGACTCGAATAACCCAGCTTTTATTGGCGACATAACAGATTGTACAAGAAATG tgagaataattaaaacaatttctgATAAATCTGATCAAATATCGTGCAAATCAATAAAACATCCCTCAATTTCTCCTGTTAACGCcacaattgtttttatatcttcaTTTGAAAACACATCAGATGCTTTATGGCttccaaaaaataattcttgtaaaaaaatcgtgtcgaAACAAGAACTAGAGAAAGCGTTGAAGTGTTCCATCATTACATTAAATTACGAGGAATTTATTGAAGGCGAAGAAATCTGCTTTTTATCtgatataagaaaaaacaccTCAGCTTCGAATCCAATTTGTGAAATTCTgggattaaataaaattaattacgatAAAATCCGCCGTTCATATCTATTTTTATGGCTTGTTGGACCTgttactattttattaatttttctcgtTGCAGTAATTTACTt taaaattaaaaagaattcaaCATCATCTCGTTCATCGTGGATGTATTTTTCAAGAGCTTATACATTGTTGGGTGGAATTATGGGTTCAAATAGAAGTGAAAATACAGCATTGGAAatg agCGAAGATAATAACTCGGAATTTAGTTGTTTGATAGATGTGAAAGATTTTGGGAGTTATGTAAAAGATGGATcagaaaatatattaatccAATTTCTg aCGATAGATAACTTAAAACCGTTAGAACATACGATTGGTTGTATGAAAGAGCatatacataaaaatagatataaaaatatcatcGCTT ATGATTCAACAAGAGTCGTATTGGATTCAACATACCAGAACGTCCACGATAGTTACATAAATGCAAATTATATAACAGGATATCGAGGGAAACCTTTATACATAGCTACCCAAGGACCAATGGCAACTACTGTACATGACTTTTGGAGAATGATTTGGCAAGAGAATGTTTCATGTGTAGTTATGTTAACTAAAGTTTTAGAAGATGATAAA ataaaatgtcaTAAATATTGGCCAGACGATGATAAGACTTTCGATTGTTGcgcatttaaaataacatgtaCAAATTCGAACTTAATTCAAGAAGACCTAACTATAAGGCATTTAAAAGTTACATTTAGTAACGAGGAAAGAATATTAACCCAAATTCATTATGAAGGATGGTTGGATTACAAAACGGCAGAATCGTTGGAAGGcgtaaaaaaagtattaaatttaatgaacgATTTTGAAGAGAATGGTGGGCGAATTGTCGTCCATTGCAG TGCTGGTGTTGGACGAACGGGGTCGTTAATTCTATGTGATATAGCTATAAAAATGGCTGAAGATAGTTCTAAATTAGATCTTTATTCAATTCTTTATAACTTGAGGCAAGAAAGAATGAATATGGTTCAAAATATTGCTCAATATCAGTTCTCTCACAAAGTAGTCGCTTATATATTAGAAAATACGTATATAaacgtttaa